In Pseudomonas alcaliphila JAB1, a single window of DNA contains:
- the tadA gene encoding tRNA adenosine(34) deaminase TadA codes for MKRPQIIDRSRDEHFMRLALAQACLGAEQGEVPVGAVLVQDGEVLGQGFNCPILRHDPSAHAEMVAIRAAAQSVQNYRLPGSTLYVTLEPCSMCAGLIVHARIARVVFAASEPRAGVAISQGQFFDQGFLNHRVRVEGGLLAEESGALLKEFFKARRG; via the coding sequence ATGAAACGACCGCAGATCATCGATCGCTCGCGTGACGAGCACTTCATGCGCCTGGCGCTGGCGCAGGCGTGCCTGGGCGCGGAGCAGGGCGAGGTGCCGGTCGGCGCTGTACTGGTGCAGGATGGCGAAGTGCTCGGGCAGGGCTTCAACTGCCCGATTCTGCGTCACGACCCCAGCGCTCATGCCGAGATGGTGGCGATTCGCGCGGCGGCGCAAAGCGTGCAGAACTACCGACTGCCCGGCAGCACCCTGTATGTCACGCTGGAGCCCTGCAGCATGTGCGCTGGCCTGATCGTGCATGCGCGCATCGCCCGGGTGGTGTTCGCCGCCAGCGAGCCGCGTGCGGGGGTAGCGATCAGTCAGGGGCAATTCTTCGACCAGGGCTTTCTCAACCACCGCGTGCGGGTGGAGGGTGGCTTGCTGGCCGAGGAGAGCGGGGCGCTGCTGAAAGAGTTCTTCAAGGCTCGGCGAGGCTGA
- the purL gene encoding phosphoribosylformylglycinamidine synthase produces the protein MLILRGAPALSAFRHGKLLEQLTSKVPAVTGLYAEFAHFADVTGVLNADEEQVLARLLKYGPSVPVQEPSGKLFLTIPRFGTISPWSSKASDIARNCGLAKVQRLERGIAYYVSGELSEADSAAVAALLHDRMTQLVLSALEDAAALFSHAEPKPLTAVDVLGGGRAALEQANQDLGLALAEDEIDYLVKSFNDLGRNPHDIELMMFAQANSEHCRHKIFNASWDIDGESQDKSLFGMIKNTYQMHNEGVLSAYKDNASVIVGHTAGRFFPNPETRQYGAVQEPVHILMKVETHNHPTAIAPFPGASTGSGGEIRDEGATGRGAKPKAGLTGFSVSNLNIPDFLQPWEKPYGKPERIVSALDIMIEGPLGGAAFNNEFGRPALNGYFRTFEQAVSSPRGEEVRGYHKPIMLAGGLGNIRENHVQKGEISVGAKLIVLGGPAMLIGLGGGAASSMATGASSADLDFASVQRENPEMERRCQEVIDRCWQLGEANPIKFIHDVGAGGISNALPELINDGGRGGRFELRNVPNDEPGMAPHEIWCNESQERYVLSVDAADFERFKAICERERCPFAVVGEATAEPHLTVTDSHFSNTPVDMPLEVLLGKPPRMHRSVSREAEQGDDFSAASVDIEEALGRVLHHPAVASKSFLITIGDRTITGLVARDQMVGPWQVPVADCAVTATSFDVYTGEAMAMGERTPLALLDAPASGRMAVGETVTNLAAARIEKISDIKLSANWMAAAGHPGEDARLYDTVKAVGMELCPALGITIPVGKDSMSMKTRWQEEGVDKSVTAPLSLVITGFAPVQDIRQTLTPQLRMDKGETDLILIDLGRGQNRMGASILAQVYAQIGQQVPDLDDAEDLKAFFAVIQGLNADGHLLAYHDRSDGGLLTTVLEMAFAGHCGLSLNLDALADEASELPAVLFNEELGAVIQVRQDATPEVLAQFSAAGLDDCVAVIGQAVNNGEVSISFNGEPVFAGERRLLQRQWAETSYRIQRLRDNAQGADQEFDLLLEEDNPGLSIKLGFDVNQDIAAPYIKKGVRPQVAILREQGVNGQVEMAAAFDRAGFSAIDVHMSDILAGRVSLEEFKGLVACGGFSYGDVLGAGEGWAKSVLFNARARDAFQGFFERRDSFALGVCNGCQMMSNLHELIPGTEFWPHFVRNRSEQFEARVAMVQIQESASIFLQGMAGSRMPIAIAHGEGHAEFESEEALLEADLSGTVALRYVDNHGKVTEAYPANPNGSPRGITGLTSRDGRVTIMMPHPERVFRAVQNSWRPDEWQEDGGWMRMFRNARVWVD, from the coding sequence ATGTTGATTCTGCGCGGCGCTCCCGCCCTTTCCGCTTTCCGCCACGGCAAATTGCTCGAGCAACTGACCAGCAAGGTGCCGGCCGTGACCGGGCTGTACGCCGAGTTCGCGCATTTCGCCGACGTGACGGGCGTGCTCAACGCCGATGAAGAACAAGTGCTGGCGCGGCTGCTCAAGTACGGGCCGAGCGTGCCGGTGCAGGAGCCCAGCGGCAAACTGTTCCTGACCATTCCGCGTTTCGGCACCATCTCGCCCTGGTCGAGCAAGGCCAGCGACATCGCTCGTAATTGCGGCCTGGCCAAGGTCCAGCGTCTGGAGCGCGGTATCGCCTATTACGTCAGCGGCGAACTGAGCGAAGCCGACAGCGCTGCCGTCGCCGCCCTGCTGCATGACCGCATGACCCAGCTGGTGCTGAGCGCCCTCGAGGACGCCGCCGCGCTGTTCAGCCATGCCGAGCCCAAGCCGCTGACCGCCGTGGACGTGCTCGGTGGTGGCCGTGCCGCGCTGGAGCAGGCCAACCAGGATCTGGGCCTGGCCCTGGCCGAGGACGAAATCGACTACCTGGTGAAGAGCTTTAATGACCTGGGGCGCAATCCGCACGACATCGAACTGATGATGTTCGCCCAGGCCAACTCCGAGCACTGCCGCCACAAGATCTTCAATGCCAGTTGGGACATCGACGGCGAGAGCCAGGACAAGTCGCTGTTCGGCATGATCAAGAACACCTACCAGATGCACAACGAAGGCGTGCTGTCCGCCTACAAGGACAATGCCTCGGTCATCGTCGGCCACACCGCCGGGCGTTTCTTCCCCAATCCGGAAACCCGTCAGTACGGCGCGGTGCAGGAGCCGGTGCACATTCTGATGAAGGTGGAGACGCACAACCACCCGACCGCCATCGCCCCGTTCCCGGGCGCGTCCACCGGCTCCGGTGGTGAGATTCGTGACGAAGGCGCTACCGGCCGTGGTGCCAAGCCGAAGGCCGGCCTGACCGGTTTCTCGGTCTCCAACCTGAACATCCCCGATTTCCTCCAGCCCTGGGAAAAGCCCTACGGCAAGCCCGAGCGCATCGTCAGCGCGCTGGACATCATGATCGAAGGCCCGCTGGGCGGCGCCGCGTTCAACAACGAGTTCGGTCGTCCGGCACTCAATGGCTACTTCCGTACCTTCGAGCAGGCTGTCAGCAGCCCGCGCGGTGAGGAAGTGCGTGGCTACCACAAGCCGATCATGCTCGCCGGCGGTCTCGGCAACATCCGCGAGAACCACGTACAGAAGGGCGAGATCTCGGTCGGCGCCAAGCTGATCGTGCTCGGCGGCCCGGCCATGCTCATCGGCCTGGGCGGCGGCGCCGCCTCGTCGATGGCCACCGGTGCCAGCTCGGCCGATCTGGATTTTGCCTCGGTGCAGCGCGAGAACCCGGAAATGGAACGCCGTTGCCAGGAGGTCATCGACCGCTGCTGGCAGCTGGGCGAGGCCAACCCGATCAAGTTCATCCACGACGTCGGCGCCGGTGGTATCTCCAATGCCCTGCCGGAACTGATCAACGACGGCGGTCGCGGTGGCCGTTTCGAGCTGCGTAACGTGCCCAACGATGAGCCGGGTATGGCTCCGCACGAAATCTGGTGCAACGAGTCGCAGGAGCGTTACGTCCTGTCCGTCGACGCTGCCGACTTCGAGCGTTTCAAGGCCATCTGCGAGCGTGAGCGCTGCCCGTTCGCTGTAGTCGGCGAGGCTACTGCAGAGCCGCACCTGACAGTGACCGACAGCCACTTTAGCAACACCCCGGTGGACATGCCGTTGGAAGTGCTGCTGGGCAAACCGCCGCGCATGCACCGCAGTGTCAGCCGCGAAGCCGAGCAGGGCGATGATTTCAGCGCCGCCAGCGTCGATATCGAAGAAGCCCTGGGTCGTGTGCTGCATCACCCGGCCGTGGCCAGCAAGAGCTTCCTGATCACCATCGGCGACCGCACCATCACCGGTCTGGTTGCTCGCGACCAGATGGTCGGTCCGTGGCAGGTGCCGGTGGCCGACTGCGCCGTTACCGCCACCAGCTTCGACGTCTACACCGGTGAAGCCATGGCCATGGGCGAGCGCACGCCGCTGGCGCTGCTCGACGCACCGGCTTCCGGGCGCATGGCGGTGGGTGAGACCGTTACCAACCTGGCCGCTGCACGCATCGAGAAAATCTCCGACATCAAACTGTCGGCCAACTGGATGGCGGCTGCCGGCCACCCGGGCGAAGACGCCCGCCTGTATGACACCGTCAAGGCTGTCGGTATGGAGCTGTGCCCGGCGCTGGGCATTACCATTCCGGTGGGCAAGGACTCCATGTCCATGAAAACCCGCTGGCAGGAAGAGGGCGTCGACAAGAGCGTGACTGCGCCGTTGTCGCTGGTGATCACCGGTTTCGCTCCGGTGCAGGACATCCGTCAGACCCTGACCCCGCAACTGCGCATGGACAAGGGCGAGACCGATCTGATTCTGATCGACCTCGGTCGCGGTCAGAACCGCATGGGCGCCTCGATCCTGGCGCAGGTCTATGCGCAGATCGGCCAGCAGGTGCCGGACCTCGACGACGCCGAAGACCTCAAGGCCTTCTTCGCCGTGATCCAGGGCCTGAATGCCGACGGCCACCTGTTGGCTTACCACGACCGTTCCGATGGCGGTCTGCTGACCACCGTGCTGGAAATGGCCTTCGCCGGTCACTGCGGCCTGTCGCTGAACCTCGACGCGCTGGCTGACGAGGCCTCCGAGCTGCCAGCGGTGCTGTTCAACGAAGAGCTGGGTGCGGTGATCCAGGTGCGCCAGGACGCCACTCCGGAAGTGCTGGCGCAGTTCAGCGCCGCCGGTCTGGACGACTGCGTGGCCGTGATTGGCCAGGCCGTGAACAACGGCGAGGTCAGCATCAGCTTCAATGGCGAACCGGTGTTCGCCGGTGAGCGCCGTCTGCTGCAGCGTCAGTGGGCCGAGACCAGCTACCGCATCCAGCGTCTGCGCGATAACGCGCAGGGCGCGGATCAGGAGTTCGACCTGCTGTTGGAAGAAGACAATCCCGGTCTGTCGATCAAGCTCGGCTTCGACGTCAATCAGGACATCGCTGCGCCTTACATCAAGAAGGGCGTGCGTCCGCAGGTGGCGATCCTGCGTGAGCAGGGCGTCAACGGCCAGGTGGAAATGGCCGCCGCGTTCGACCGTGCCGGTTTCTCCGCCATCGACGTGCATATGAGTGACATCCTCGCCGGTCGCGTCAGCCTGGAAGAGTTCAAAGGCCTGGTGGCCTGCGGCGGCTTCTCCTACGGCGACGTGCTCGGCGCCGGTGAAGGCTGGGCCAAGTCGGTGCTGTTCAACGCTCGCGCCCGCGATGCCTTCCAGGGTTTCTTCGAGCGGCGCGACAGCTTCGCCCTCGGCGTGTGCAACGGCTGCCAGATGATGAGCAACCTGCACGAGCTGATCCCGGGTACCGAGTTCTGGCCGCACTTCGTGCGCAACCGCTCCGAGCAGTTCGAAGCGCGCGTGGCCATGGTGCAGATCCAGGAGTCGGCATCGATCTTCCTGCAGGGCATGGCCGGTTCGCGCATGCCGATCGCCATCGCTCACGGTGAAGGTCATGCCGAGTTCGAGAGCGAGGAGGCGCTGCTGGAGGCCGATCTGTCCGGCACCGTGGCCCTGCGTTACGTCGACAACCACGGCAAGGTCACCGAAGCCTACCCGGCCAACCCCAACGGTTCGCCGCGTGGCATCACCGGCCTGACCAGCCGCGACGGTCGCGTCACCATCATGATGCCGCACCCGGAGCGGGTATTCCGCGCCGTACAGAACTCCTGGCGTCCGGACGAGTGGCAGGAAGACGGCGGCTGGATGCGCATGTTCCGCAACGCCCGAGTGTGGGTGGATTAA
- a CDS encoding multicopper oxidase family protein, whose translation MSFTRRQVLAGLAGLGVAGLGAGGVRYWLGRPENVASHDYELIAAPLDLELVPGHKTPAWGYGGQAPGLELRCRQGERLRVRFINKLDVQSTIHWHGIRLPLEMDGVPYVSQAPVLPGEYFDYDFICHDAGSFWYHPHTASAEQLGRGLVGPLIVEEREPTGFRHERTLSLKTWHIDEQGAFSEFLVPRQAAREGTRGRLTTINGEPNPTLELPAGQVVRLRLINVDNTITYRLNLPGSEARIYALDGNPVQPRPLGKEYWLGPGMRIDLALKVPAAGQELSLRNGPLRLATLKGIASAETAGDWPPPLPANPVAEPDLSRAETLRFNFEWAAALASPADEAAGRYKYWQINGQAWDINDKTCADRPIATLKKGGHYIFVLRNMAQYQHPIHLHGMTFKVLGSDRRKIIPYFTDTYLLGKNETARIAFVADNPGVWMFHCHVIDHMETGLMAAIEVV comes from the coding sequence ATGTCGTTTACCCGCAGACAAGTGCTCGCCGGTCTGGCTGGTCTGGGTGTTGCCGGCCTGGGCGCAGGTGGTGTGCGTTACTGGCTCGGGCGCCCGGAGAACGTGGCGAGCCATGACTACGAGCTGATCGCCGCACCGCTTGATCTGGAGCTGGTGCCGGGGCACAAGACGCCGGCCTGGGGCTATGGCGGCCAGGCGCCGGGATTGGAGTTGCGCTGTCGGCAGGGCGAGCGTTTGCGGGTGCGCTTCATCAACAAGCTGGATGTGCAGAGCACCATCCATTGGCACGGCATTCGTCTGCCGCTGGAAATGGACGGCGTGCCCTACGTGTCCCAGGCACCAGTGCTGCCGGGCGAGTACTTCGATTACGACTTCATCTGCCACGACGCCGGCAGCTTCTGGTACCACCCGCACACCGCCAGTGCCGAGCAATTGGGGCGCGGTCTGGTCGGCCCGCTGATCGTCGAGGAGCGCGAGCCCACCGGGTTTCGCCATGAGCGCACGCTGAGCCTGAAGACCTGGCATATCGACGAGCAGGGCGCCTTCAGCGAATTTCTGGTACCGCGTCAGGCGGCGCGCGAGGGTACGCGTGGGCGCTTGACCACCATCAACGGTGAACCGAACCCGACCCTCGAATTACCTGCAGGACAGGTGGTGCGCCTGCGCCTGATCAACGTCGATAACACCATCACCTATCGCCTCAATCTGCCGGGCAGCGAGGCGCGCATCTATGCGCTGGACGGCAACCCGGTGCAGCCGCGGCCTTTGGGTAAGGAATACTGGCTCGGCCCAGGCATGCGTATCGACCTGGCACTGAAGGTGCCGGCGGCTGGGCAGGAGCTGTCCCTGCGCAACGGGCCGCTGCGCCTGGCGACCTTGAAAGGCATTGCCAGTGCCGAAACTGCTGGAGATTGGCCTCCGCCGTTGCCGGCCAATCCTGTCGCCGAGCCTGACTTGTCACGCGCCGAGACGCTGCGCTTCAACTTCGAGTGGGCAGCCGCGCTGGCCTCGCCGGCCGATGAGGCCGCCGGTCGCTACAAGTACTGGCAGATCAACGGCCAGGCCTGGGACATCAATGACAAGACCTGCGCCGATCGCCCGATCGCCACGCTGAAGAAGGGTGGTCACTACATCTTCGTGCTGCGCAATATGGCGCAGTATCAGCACCCGATTCATCTGCACGGCATGACTTTCAAGGTGCTGGGCTCGGACCGGCGCAAGATCATTCCGTATTTCACCGACACCTATCTGTTGGGCAAGAACGAGACCGCGCGTATCGCCTTCGTCGCCGATAATCCCGGTGTGTGGATGTTCCACTGCCACGTCATCGACCATATGGAAACGGGGCTGATGGCGGCCATCGAAGTGGTGTAG
- a CDS encoding YqfO family protein: MYKLCFYVPEAHLEPVKKAVFAAGGGRIGLYDNCCWQVLGQGQFRALEGSQPFIGQVGSVEQVAEWKVEMVVADELIHDAVKALKKSHPYETPAFDVWRLSDLQF, translated from the coding sequence ATGTACAAACTGTGTTTCTATGTGCCGGAAGCCCATCTGGAGCCGGTGAAAAAGGCGGTGTTCGCAGCCGGCGGCGGGCGCATCGGGCTTTACGACAACTGCTGCTGGCAGGTGTTGGGCCAAGGTCAGTTCCGCGCTCTGGAAGGTAGCCAGCCGTTTATCGGTCAGGTTGGCAGCGTCGAGCAGGTTGCCGAGTGGAAGGTGGAAATGGTCGTTGCCGACGAGTTGATCCACGATGCCGTGAAGGCACTGAAGAAGAGTCATCCTTACGAAACACCGGCCTTCGATGTCTGGCGCTTGTCCGATCTGCAGTTCTGA
- a CDS encoding TonB-dependent siderophore receptor, whose protein sequence is MTDSKNGVLNTRAPWRRVTSVALFCTPLVAAPLYVHAQEASSAAEEEPFRLAPIIVNAKASAGDDASSVVAQELWVGGKVATSILNTPASVSVVTQKEIEQRSVNTTEELLQYTPGVITDYYGSDDRNDYFKIRGFQATTYRDGLTLSSMRGVREDPFAFERVEILRGANSTLFGAADPGGSVNFVTKKPRFEKFGQIYGTYGSFNHKETGIDVGDVLNADKTLAYRFTGKFQDSDREYDHSQDDNQLLMGGLTWAPTAYTSATLVVDHLKTKSTPNSGGYPTDREYDRDEFFGEPGYNFHDVERTNISGSFTHDFDNGFILRSNLRYSELTDDFAYLYLSGTGTGTLRDRDAFGTDTEAEQVNGNLMLQYDARFGNIDSSTMVGVEYGDSTTDASSIYARGIAGEVAPIDIANPVYSGAPGGLLPYRHVKQEYTTKAVFLQQNLSFYDRVIVTAGVRNDSMDLAETNKLNTVKTSDSFSETSYRGALTFIVTDEVSTYVSMVESVSPPEIGVTPKRGKQYEVGAKYSPAGMNALFSAAIYDLTQENVSIAVVVPGGGIQQQTVGETRVRGLDLEAKAELTENLSLVGGYSYMKSDVLRGSLWDGTSLKGNEFEVTPRHSASLWSYYSVPGTKVSVGLGARYIGEYYFGAANTDKSDAATVFDAAFTYNIVKGTDLALNVSNLLDEQHVVGSGTADYYNPGREVTAKLSYSW, encoded by the coding sequence ATGACCGATAGTAAGAACGGGGTTCTCAATACACGAGCGCCCTGGCGGCGCGTTACCAGCGTTGCTCTGTTTTGCACGCCGCTGGTTGCTGCGCCTCTATACGTTCACGCGCAAGAGGCAAGCTCTGCCGCAGAGGAAGAACCCTTCCGCCTGGCGCCGATTATCGTCAACGCCAAGGCCTCGGCAGGTGATGACGCCAGTTCGGTGGTTGCCCAGGAGCTCTGGGTCGGCGGCAAGGTCGCCACCAGCATCCTCAATACCCCGGCCTCTGTTTCCGTGGTGACCCAGAAGGAAATCGAGCAGCGCAGCGTCAACACCACAGAAGAACTCCTGCAATACACGCCAGGCGTGATCACCGACTACTACGGCAGCGATGACCGCAACGACTACTTCAAGATTCGTGGCTTCCAGGCGACCACCTACCGCGACGGTTTGACACTGAGTTCCATGCGCGGTGTTCGCGAAGACCCGTTCGCCTTCGAGCGCGTTGAAATTCTGCGGGGCGCCAACTCCACGTTGTTTGGCGCAGCCGACCCAGGTGGTTCGGTGAACTTCGTGACCAAGAAACCGCGCTTCGAGAAGTTCGGTCAGATCTACGGCACTTACGGTTCCTTCAACCACAAGGAAACCGGCATCGACGTCGGTGATGTGCTGAATGCGGATAAGACCTTGGCTTATCGTTTCACCGGCAAGTTCCAGGACAGTGATCGTGAGTACGATCACTCTCAGGACGACAATCAGCTCCTCATGGGCGGCCTGACCTGGGCGCCGACGGCCTATACCTCGGCAACGCTCGTGGTGGATCACCTCAAGACCAAGAGCACCCCCAACAGTGGCGGCTACCCGACAGACAGGGAATATGACCGCGATGAATTCTTCGGTGAGCCTGGCTACAACTTCCACGATGTGGAACGCACCAATATCAGTGGCAGTTTCACTCACGATTTCGACAACGGTTTCATCCTGCGCAGCAACCTGCGGTACAGCGAGCTGACGGATGATTTTGCTTACCTGTACCTGAGCGGCACAGGAACGGGAACCCTGCGAGATCGTGACGCTTTTGGTACCGATACTGAGGCCGAGCAGGTCAACGGTAATCTGATGCTGCAGTACGATGCCCGCTTCGGAAATATCGATAGCAGCACCATGGTGGGGGTCGAGTACGGCGACTCCACAACTGACGCCAGCTCTATCTACGCCCGAGGAATCGCGGGAGAAGTGGCGCCCATTGATATTGCCAACCCGGTCTACAGTGGTGCTCCAGGCGGGCTGCTGCCCTATCGCCACGTGAAACAGGAGTACACGACCAAGGCTGTATTCCTGCAACAGAACCTGTCCTTCTACGACCGCGTTATCGTCACTGCAGGCGTGCGTAACGATTCGATGGACCTGGCTGAAACCAACAAGCTCAACACCGTCAAAACCTCCGACAGTTTTTCTGAAACGTCTTACCGTGGCGCGTTGACCTTCATCGTCACTGACGAGGTTTCGACCTACGTAAGCATGGTGGAGTCCGTTTCTCCGCCCGAGATTGGCGTCACTCCGAAGCGTGGCAAGCAGTATGAAGTAGGCGCGAAATATTCACCTGCTGGTATGAACGCGCTCTTTTCCGCAGCCATCTATGACTTGACTCAGGAAAATGTCTCCATTGCTGTTGTTGTACCTGGCGGTGGTATTCAGCAGCAGACGGTTGGTGAGACAAGGGTGCGAGGCCTGGATCTGGAAGCCAAGGCTGAGCTGACCGAGAACCTGAGCCTGGTTGGCGGATACTCCTACATGAAGTCAGATGTACTTCGCGGTTCGCTGTGGGATGGCACGTCTCTCAAAGGCAATGAATTTGAAGTCACTCCACGGCATAGCGCTTCACTCTGGAGCTACTACAGTGTGCCGGGCACGAAGGTGAGCGTAGGTCTGGGTGCCCGTTACATTGGTGAATATTACTTTGGTGCTGCCAACACCGATAAAAGTGATGCCGCTACAGTGTTCGACGCCGCCTTCACCTACAACATCGTCAAGGGCACAGATCTGGCTCTCAACGTCAGCAATCTGCTGGATGAGCAGCATGTGGTCGGCTCCGGTACGGCTGATTACTACAACCCGGGCCGTGAAGTTACCGCCAAGCTGAGCTACAGCTGGTAA
- the mltF gene encoding membrane-bound lytic murein transglycosylase MltF codes for MFARPAIRMRCATGLLAIGTLLMLAGCGEDPKPSVLEQAKAEGELRVVTRNSPATYFQDRNGATGFEYELAKRFATDLGLELKIETADNLDSLFSSLDLANGPVMAAAGLVDTPQRQRQARFSIPYLEVTPQVIYRQGETRPTKPEDLIGKRILVLAGSSHAEQLAALKLELPELEFEVSDAVEVVDLLRMVDEGQIDLTLVDSNELAMNQVYFPNVRVAFDLGDTNTMRWAVAAGEDDSLLVEIDAFLERSEANGTLQRLKERYYGHVDVLGYVGAYTFAQHLQQRLPRYEKMFRQAGHANQVDWRLLAAMGYQESLWQPNATSKTGVRGLMMLTQRTAQSVGVSNRLDPKQSIDGGARYFIQVHQQLPEGIVEPDRTWFALAAYNVGGGHLEDARKLTEAEGLDPNKWADVQKILPRLAQKQWYSKTRYGYARGGEPVHFVRNIRRYYDILTWVTQPQLEGTQVAESGIHLPGIDKRKPEEETPPL; via the coding sequence ATGTTTGCACGACCTGCGATACGCATGCGTTGCGCCACAGGGCTGTTGGCGATTGGAACCCTCCTGATGCTTGCTGGCTGTGGCGAAGACCCCAAGCCCAGCGTACTCGAGCAGGCAAAGGCGGAGGGTGAGCTGCGCGTGGTCACTCGTAACAGCCCCGCCACCTATTTCCAGGACCGCAACGGCGCCACCGGTTTCGAATATGAACTGGCCAAGCGCTTCGCCACCGATCTCGGCCTGGAACTTAAGATCGAAACCGCGGACAACCTCGATAGTCTGTTTTCCAGCCTCGACCTCGCCAACGGCCCGGTCATGGCCGCCGCCGGCCTGGTGGACACGCCACAGCGCCAGCGCCAGGCGCGCTTCTCGATTCCCTATCTGGAAGTCACGCCACAGGTCATTTATCGCCAGGGCGAAACCCGTCCGACCAAACCTGAAGACCTGATCGGCAAACGCATTCTGGTGCTGGCCGGCAGCAGCCATGCCGAACAGCTGGCCGCCCTCAAGCTGGAACTGCCGGAGCTGGAGTTCGAGGTATCCGACGCCGTCGAGGTGGTCGACCTGCTGCGCATGGTCGACGAAGGGCAGATCGACCTGACCCTGGTCGACTCCAACGAGCTGGCGATGAACCAGGTGTACTTTCCCAACGTGCGAGTCGCCTTCGACCTGGGCGACACCAACACCATGCGCTGGGCGGTAGCCGCCGGCGAGGATGACAGCCTGCTGGTGGAGATAGACGCCTTCCTCGAACGCTCCGAGGCCAACGGCACCCTGCAGCGCCTGAAAGAACGCTACTACGGCCATGTCGACGTGCTCGGCTATGTCGGTGCTTACACCTTCGCCCAGCACCTGCAGCAGCGCCTGCCGCGCTACGAGAAAATGTTCCGCCAGGCCGGTCACGCCAACCAGGTTGACTGGCGCCTGCTCGCCGCCATGGGCTATCAGGAGTCGCTGTGGCAACCCAATGCCACGTCCAAGACTGGCGTACGCGGCCTGATGATGCTCACTCAGCGCACTGCCCAGTCGGTCGGTGTCTCCAACCGCCTCGACCCCAAACAGAGCATCGACGGCGGTGCCCGTTACTTCATCCAGGTTCACCAGCAACTGCCGGAAGGCATCGTCGAGCCGGATCGCACCTGGTTCGCCCTGGCCGCCTACAACGTCGGCGGCGGCCACCTGGAAGATGCGCGCAAGCTGACCGAAGCCGAAGGGCTGGACCCGAACAAGTGGGCCGATGTGCAGAAGATCCTGCCGCGCCTGGCGCAAAAGCAGTGGTACAGCAAGACCCGCTACGGCTATGCCCGCGGCGGCGAGCCGGTGCACTTCGTGCGCAACATCCGTCGTTACTACGACATTCTCACCTGGGTAACCCAGCCGCAGCTGGAAGGCACGCAAGTGGCCGAGAGTGGTATCCACCTGCCCGGCATCGACAAGCGCAAGCCCGAAGAAGAAACCCCGCCGCTCTGA